In Thamnophis elegans isolate rThaEle1 chromosome 4, rThaEle1.pri, whole genome shotgun sequence, the following proteins share a genomic window:
- the UNC45B gene encoding protein unc-45 homolog B: MEDPVQLKEEGNRFFQGNDYENAIKSYSKALKLAKDPSLQAVLYRNRAACFLKKEKYAQVTTDATKAIDINPSDIKALYRRSQALEKLGKLDQAFKDVQRCATIEPRNQSFQEALRRLGTTIQEKLRFQFSTDARVQQMFEILLDEKSEKEKREKAANNLIVLGREEAGAERIFQNNGLNLLLKLIETKNPELILAATRTFSGMCTRHMARATAILHMLGINKICLWMSIDHEEISLAVSNMLQAIIDSLTGEGKKEEHGKEDALVLDPKKDIKAIIAHLLDMLPSKKVSGHGRDRALNLLNKNVPRQDLGIHDNSRSIFVIDNGLKKILKVAGQIPEMSDCLPLTDNTQLTASVLLNKLYDDLRCDPERENFRVICEEYIKSKIDPKDMDKTLHAIQTVSGVLQGPFDLGNKLLSMNGVMEMMVALCGSEREIDQLVAVEALIHASTKLSRATFIITNGITLLKEIYKRTLNEKIKIRALVGLCKLGSAGGTDYGLRQFAEGSTEKLAKQCRKWLCNPTIDTRTRKWAVEGLAYLTLDADVKDDFVQDEPAMQAMFELAKTSDKTILYSTASVLVNCTNSYDVKELVPELVQLAKFSKQHVPEEHPKDKKDFVAKRVQRLIKAGVTSALVCMVKADTAILTDQTKELLARVFLALSDDPKDRGTIVAQGGGKALIPLALEGTDVGKIKASHALAKIAAISNPDIAFPGERVYEVVRPLVSLLNTERDGLQNYEALIGLTNFSGRSDKLRQKIIKEKALPDIENYMFENHDQLRQAATECMCNLVVNKEVQDRFIAEGNDRLKLIVLLCGEDDDKVQNAAAGALAMLTAAHKTLCHKLTQVTTQWLEILQRLCLHEKQEVQHRGVVIVYNLVHADQELAKKLVESEMLEILTIIGKEADDPKRQHIIKVARECLVKFMDYGLIKPLAQP, translated from the exons CTATCGATATCAACCCTTCTGATATTAAGGCTTTATACCGACGTAGCCAGGCACTGGAGAAGCTTGGAAAGCTGGATCAGGCCTTCAAAGATGTCCAGAGATGTGCCACCATTGAACCTCGGAACCAAAGTTTTCAGGAGGCCCTTCGACGTCTGGGCACTACTATCCAGGAGAAG TTACGTTTTCAATTCTCCACGGATGCCAGAGTACAGCAAATGTTTGAAATCCTTCTGGAtgaaaagagtgagaaagagaagcGAGAGAAG GCTGCAAACAACCTCATTGTCCTTGGCCGAGAAGAAGCAGGAGCAGAGAGGATATTCCAGAACAATGGCTTGAATTTGCTTTTGAAGCTAATAGAAACTAAAAATCCTGAGTTAATCCTGGCAGCAACAAGGACCTTTTCAGGGATGTGCACAAGACACATGGCACGG GCCACTGCAATACTCCACATGCTGGGGATCAACAAAATCTGCTTATGGATGTCCATAGATCATGAAGAGATCTCATTGGCGGTCTCCAACATGTTGCAGGCCATAATCGACTCTTTAACTGGagaaggcaagaaggaagaaCATGGGAAGGAGGATGCCCTGGTGCTGG ACCCCAAAAAAGATATAAAGGCAATCATTGCTCATCTTCTAGATATGCTTCCCAGTAAAAAGGTATCCGGTCATGGCCGGGACAGGGCTCTCAATTTACTCAACAAAAATGTGCCAAGACAGGACCTGGGAATCCATGACAATAGTCGCAGTATATTTGTGATTGATAATG GtctaaaaaagattttgaaagtTGCTGGCCAGATTCCAGAGATGTCCGATTGTCTCCCTCTAACAGATAATACACAGCTCACAGCTTCAGTTCTTCTGAACAAATTGTATGACGACTTGAGATGTGACCCGGAAAGAGAAAACTTCAGAGTGATCTGTGAAGAGTACATTAA GAGTAAAATTGACCCCAAGGATATGGACAAGACTTTACATGCCATCCAGACAGTGTCTGGAGTTTTACAAGGACCTTTTGATTTGGGGAACAAACTGCTGAGCATGAACGGTGTCATGGAGATGATGGTAGCACTGTGTGGttcagagagagagattgatcaGCTAGTAGCTGTGGAAGCTCTCATCCatgcttcaaccaaacttagtcgGGCCACATTCATCATTACCAATGGAATCACCCTGCTGAAGGAAATTTACAAAAGGACTCTGAATGAGAAGATCAAGATCAGAGCTTTAGTG gGACTTTGCAAGCTGGGTTCTGCTGGAGGGACCGACTACGGCCTGAGACAATTTGCAGAAGGATCCACTGAAAAGCTAGCAAAACAATGCCGCAA GTGGCTGTGCAATCCCACCATTGACACCCGTACCCGAAAGTGGGCAGTGGAAGGCCTGGCTTACTTGACTTTGGATGCCGACGTGAAGGATGATTTTGTACAAGACGAGCCAGCCATGCAAGCCATGTTCGAATTAGCCAAG ACAAGCGACAAGACGATCTTGTACTCCACGGCCAGTGTCTTGGTGAACTGTACCAACAGCTATGATGTCAAAGAACTTGTCCCTGAACTTGTGCAGCTGGCCAAGTTTTCTAAGCAGCATGTACCTGAGGAACATCCCAAG gacAAAAAAGACTTCGTTGCGAAGCGAGTGCAGCGTCTCATCAAAGCTGGAGTCACCTCTGCCTTGGTCTGCATGGTGAAGGCAGACACTGCTATTTTGACAGATCAGACCAAAGAACTTTTGGCTAG AGTTTTTCTTGCTTTGTCTGACGACCCCAAGGATCGTGGTACCATTGTTGCTCAAGGGGGTGGGAAG GCCCTTATACCACTGGCCTTGGAAGGCACAGATGTTGGCAAAATAAAAGCATCCCATGCCCTGGCCAAGATTGCTGCCATTTCCAACCCTGACATAGCATTCCCTGGCGAGAGA GTGTATGAAGTTGTGCGGCCACTGGTCAGTTTGTTGAATACTGAGCGCGATGGGCTACAAAATTATGAAGCTTTGATAGGACTCACCAACTTTTCTGGAAGAAGTGACAAACTCAG ACAAAAGATCATCAAAGAGAAAGCTCTACCAGACATTGAAAACTACATGTTTGAAAACCATGATCAGCTCCGACAAGCAGCCACAGAATGTATGTGTAACCTTGTAGTTAATAAAGAG GTTCAAGACAGATTCATTGCTGAAGGAAACGACAGACTCAAGTTGATAGTCCTATTATGTGGCGAAGATGATGACAAagttcagaatgcagctgcaGGAGCCCTTGCGATGCTCACTGCAGCCCATAAGACACTCTGTCATAAGTTAACCCAAGTG ACAACCCAATGGCTGGAGATTTTGCAGAGACTCTGCCTTCACGAAAAGCAGGAGGTCCAACACCGTGGGGTGGTGATTGTTTACAATTTAGTCCATGCAGACCAAGAACTGGCAAAAAAATTGGTGGAGAGCGAGATGTTGGAAATCCTGACCATCATTGGTAAAGAAGCGGATGATCCTAAAAGACAACACATTATCAAAGTGGCTCGAGAATGCCTTGTGAAGTTCATGGACTATGGATTGATCAAACCCCTGGCTCAGCcataa
- the PEX12 gene encoding peroxisome assembly protein 12, translating to MAEHGAHLTATSTYEDRPSIFEVVAQDSLMTAVRPAFQHVIKVLAESNPSYYGFLWRWFDEIYTFLDLLLQQHYLFRCSASFSENFYGLKRVALKSKRNQQGSLATAGLPQKHHWKSLCLLVLVPYLRTKLEKLISRLREEDDYSIHPPSSCWKRFYKAFLAAYPFVNMAWEGWFLVQQLCYILGKARHHSPLLRLAGVYLARLTAEDLRALENIHVAAGDVLQSSNSMKEQMQSAGKKILGGLAFSLSTGLSVGIFFLQFLDWWYSAENQETIKSLTAMPVPPPPVHLDYETDSPVLPKLKTICPLCRKIRVNDTVLSTSGFVFCYRCVYPYVKHHQRCPITGYATELQHLVKLYTPEH from the exons ATGGCAGAACATGGGGCTCATCTCACTGCCACCTCCACATATGAGGACAGGCCTTCTATATTTGAAGTTGTTGCCCAAGACAGTTTGATGACTGCTGTGAGACCAGCATTTCAGCATGTGATCAAG GTATTGGCTGAATCCAACCCTTCATATTATGGTTTTCTGTGGCGCTGGTTTGACGAAATCTACACCTTCCTGGATCTTCTACTCCAGCAACACTACCTCTTCCGGTGCAGTGCTTCTTTTTCTGAAAACTTCTATGGCTTGAAGAGAGTTGCACTGAAAAGCAAAAGGAATCAGCAGGGATCCTTGGCCACTGCTGGACTTCCCCAAAAGCATCATTGGAAATCTCTCTGCTTGCTGGTCCTGGTTCCGTATCTGAGAACTAAACTGGAAAAGTTGATCTCCCGTCTCCGGGAAGAGGACGATTATTCTATCCACCCTCCGTCATCCTGCTGGAAGCGGTTTTACAAGGCCTTCCTGGCTGCCTATCCCTTTGTGAACATGGCTTGGGAGGGCTGGTTTCTGGTGCAGCAACTGTGTTACATTCTGGGGAAGGCTAGGCACCACTCCCCGCTGCTGAGACTGGCTGGCGTGTATTTGGCTAGGCTGACAGCAGAAGATCTGCGGGCTTTGGAAAACATACATGTAGCTGCTGGTGACGTCCTGCAATCTTCAAACAG CATGAAAGAGCAAATGCAGTCAGCTGGGAAAAAAATCTTGGGGGGCctggctttctctctctccactggcctctctgtgggcatctTCTTCCTCCAGTTCTTGGATTGGTGGTATTCAGCTGAGAATCAGGAGACCATCAAATCGCTGACTGCTATGCCAGTCCCACCACCACCTGTGCACCTGGACTATGAGACTGATTCGCCTGTCTTGCCAAAGCTCAAGACAATATGTCCATTGTGTCGTAAAATACGTGTCAATGATACAGTCCTCTCCACCTCTGGCTTTGTTTTCTGCTATCGCTGTGTCTACCCTTATGTGAAGCATCACCAGCGGTGTCCCATCACTGGCTATGCCACTGAACTTCAGCACCTTGTCAAATTATACACACCTGAACACTAA